A single genomic interval of Deltaproteobacteria bacterium harbors:
- the hydG gene encoding [FeFe] hydrogenase H-cluster radical SAM maturase HydG, which produces MVKTFIDEEKLKNLLKEGKNPSVTEIESILEKGKALKGLSLEETAKLIAIDKPELKEKLFQSASYIKNAIYGDRLVFFAPLYLSNFCINDCHYCGFHARNDGPRKKLTLPEVKEQVSHLIHMGHKRLLLEFGEDPQNNPIDYIVDTIRQVYSVKGERGEIRRANINVAATTVENYKLIRECGIGTYQLFQETYHRKTYHSLHPKGPKSDYLRQLYAMDRAFEAGIDDVGLGVLFGLYDWPFEVLALLAHTGYLQDKFGVGPHTISIPRFRPAASVTMEAPCPVSDDDFLKLIAILRIAVPYTGMIITTREKPEIREMAFRIGITQTSAASKTSPGAFGKGNGKDVEQFKLSDVRSLDEIAVSIMEQGYTPSFCTACYRKNRTGETFMDLAKPGDIQQFCGPNSILTLMEYLEDHASPESKKLGIKMISKELGEIKNRTTRKMTEERIERIRGGERDIYF; this is translated from the coding sequence ATGGTTAAAACATTTATCGATGAAGAAAAGCTGAAAAACCTTTTAAAAGAGGGAAAAAACCCATCAGTTACCGAAATTGAAAGCATTCTTGAAAAAGGAAAAGCGCTCAAAGGCCTCTCCCTTGAGGAAACGGCAAAACTGATTGCCATTGACAAACCGGAATTAAAGGAAAAGCTCTTTCAAAGCGCCTCTTATATTAAAAACGCCATCTACGGCGATAGACTCGTCTTTTTCGCTCCTCTTTACCTTAGCAATTTTTGTATTAATGACTGCCACTATTGCGGCTTTCATGCCCGTAACGATGGGCCGCGAAAAAAATTAACACTCCCGGAAGTAAAAGAACAGGTAAGCCACCTCATCCACATGGGGCACAAACGTCTCCTCCTTGAATTCGGAGAAGATCCGCAAAATAACCCTATCGATTATATTGTCGATACGATCAGGCAGGTATATTCGGTAAAAGGGGAAAGAGGAGAAATCAGACGGGCCAATATTAACGTGGCGGCGACAACAGTAGAAAACTATAAATTAATCAGGGAATGCGGCATCGGCACATACCAGCTCTTTCAGGAGACCTATCACCGGAAAACCTATCATTCGCTCCACCCCAAAGGGCCCAAGAGTGATTATTTAAGGCAACTCTATGCCATGGACAGGGCCTTTGAAGCGGGCATTGACGATGTGGGCCTCGGTGTTCTTTTCGGCCTCTATGACTGGCCTTTCGAAGTTCTGGCGCTGCTTGCCCATACGGGCTATCTGCAGGACAAGTTTGGTGTAGGCCCTCATACGATCTCCATCCCCAGGTTCAGACCGGCTGCATCTGTCACGATGGAGGCCCCCTGCCCTGTCAGCGATGACGATTTTCTCAAACTGATCGCAATATTAAGAATCGCCGTACCCTATACAGGCATGATCATCACAACCCGCGAAAAACCGGAAATAAGGGAGATGGCTTTCCGTATCGGAATTACGCAGACAAGCGCCGCATCAAAGACCTCTCCCGGCGCTTTTGGCAAAGGTAACGGCAAAGATGTAGAGCAGTTTAAACTTTCCGATGTGAGATCACTCGACGAAATCGCCGTCAGCATTATGGAGCAGGGCTACACTCCCAGCTTTTGCACCGCCTGTTATCGAAAAAACAGGACAGGCGAAACCTTCATGGACCTTGCAAAACCGGGAGATATCCAGCAGTTCTGCGGTCCCAACAGTATTCTCACCCTCATGGAATACCTTGAAGACCATGCATCACCGGAAAGTAAAAAACTGGGTATTAAAATGATCAGTAAAGAACTGGGTGAAATAAAAAACAGGACAACCCGGAAAATGACGGAAGAAAGGATTGAAAGGATAAGGGGTGGAGAGAGGGATATCTATTTCTAG